One segment of Odontesthes bonariensis isolate fOdoBon6 chromosome 1, fOdoBon6.hap1, whole genome shotgun sequence DNA contains the following:
- the nqo1 gene encoding NAD(P)H dehydrogenase [quinone] 1 isoform X2: MAQKAALILFAHQSQGSFNAAARDVAIQELTEQGFKVTVSDLYAMNFRASATRDDVIGGLENPEHFQYGEETMNAWKEGRLSDDITAEQRKVEEAELVIFQFPLYWFSVPAILKGWMDRVLTQGFAFSLQKMYNNGIFKNKKAMLSFTTGATETMFRPDGINGDINVALWPLQNGTLHFCGFQVLAPQIFWSPAHCPANVRAMMLDGWRARLKALLKEEPLTFASSELFDLSFQGGFLLRPEVREQREGQPFGLTTGHHLGKPLPPDNQTKAPPKG, translated from the exons CTCAGAAGGCGGCTCTGATCCTGTTCGCCCACCAGAGTCAGGGCTCCTTCAATGCGGCGGCCCGGGACGTGGCGATCCAGGAGCTGACAGAGCAGGGATTCAAGGTCACCGTGTCCGACCTGTACGCCATGAACTTCAGAGCCAGCGCCACGCGGGACGACGTCATCG GCGGCCTGGAGAACCCTGAGCACTTCCAGTATGGAGAGGAGACTATGAACGCCTGGAAGGAGGGCCGCCTCAgcgatgacatcacagctgagCAGCGTAAAGTGGAGGAGGCCGAACTCGTCATCTTCCAG TTTCCTCTGTACTGGTTCAGCGTCCCTGCCATTCTTAAGGGCTGGATGGACCGAGTGCTCACACAAGGTTTCGCCTTCTCCCTGCAGAAGATGTACAACAACGGTATTTTCAAG AACAAGAAGGCGATGCTGTCCTTTACTACTGGAGCCACAGAGACGATGTTTAGGCCTGACGGGATCAACGGAGACATCAACgtggctctgtggcctctccAG aACGGGACTCTGCACTTCTGCGGCTTTCAGGTTCTGGCTCCACAGATCTTCTGGAGTCCGGCTCACTGTCCCGCCAACGTGCGCGCCATGATGCTGGACGGGTGGCGAGCCCGACTGAAAGCACTGCTGAAGGAAGAGCCGCTGACCTTCGCCTCGTCGGAGCTCTTTGACCTCAGCTTTCAGGGGGGGTTCCTGCTTCGGCCCGAGGTGAGGGAGCAGCGAGAGGGGCAGCCCTTCGGCCTCACAACGGGGCACCACCTGGGGAAGCCGCTGCCACCTGACAACCAGACCAAGGCTCCGCCCAAAGGTTAA
- the nqo1 gene encoding NAD(P)H dehydrogenase [quinone] 1 isoform X1, which yields MAAQKAALILFAHQSQGSFNAAARDVAIQELTEQGFKVTVSDLYAMNFRASATRDDVIGGLENPEHFQYGEETMNAWKEGRLSDDITAEQRKVEEAELVIFQFPLYWFSVPAILKGWMDRVLTQGFAFSLQKMYNNGIFKNKKAMLSFTTGATETMFRPDGINGDINVALWPLQNGTLHFCGFQVLAPQIFWSPAHCPANVRAMMLDGWRARLKALLKEEPLTFASSELFDLSFQGGFLLRPEVREQREGQPFGLTTGHHLGKPLPPDNQTKAPPKG from the exons CAGCTCAGAAGGCGGCTCTGATCCTGTTCGCCCACCAGAGTCAGGGCTCCTTCAATGCGGCGGCCCGGGACGTGGCGATCCAGGAGCTGACAGAGCAGGGATTCAAGGTCACCGTGTCCGACCTGTACGCCATGAACTTCAGAGCCAGCGCCACGCGGGACGACGTCATCG GCGGCCTGGAGAACCCTGAGCACTTCCAGTATGGAGAGGAGACTATGAACGCCTGGAAGGAGGGCCGCCTCAgcgatgacatcacagctgagCAGCGTAAAGTGGAGGAGGCCGAACTCGTCATCTTCCAG TTTCCTCTGTACTGGTTCAGCGTCCCTGCCATTCTTAAGGGCTGGATGGACCGAGTGCTCACACAAGGTTTCGCCTTCTCCCTGCAGAAGATGTACAACAACGGTATTTTCAAG AACAAGAAGGCGATGCTGTCCTTTACTACTGGAGCCACAGAGACGATGTTTAGGCCTGACGGGATCAACGGAGACATCAACgtggctctgtggcctctccAG aACGGGACTCTGCACTTCTGCGGCTTTCAGGTTCTGGCTCCACAGATCTTCTGGAGTCCGGCTCACTGTCCCGCCAACGTGCGCGCCATGATGCTGGACGGGTGGCGAGCCCGACTGAAAGCACTGCTGAAGGAAGAGCCGCTGACCTTCGCCTCGTCGGAGCTCTTTGACCTCAGCTTTCAGGGGGGGTTCCTGCTTCGGCCCGAGGTGAGGGAGCAGCGAGAGGGGCAGCCCTTCGGCCTCACAACGGGGCACCACCTGGGGAAGCCGCTGCCACCTGACAACCAGACCAAGGCTCCGCCCAAAGGTTAA